One window of the Candidatus Omnitrophota bacterium genome contains the following:
- a CDS encoding prepilin-type N-terminal cleavage/methylation domain-containing protein, with translation MRLSRREGFTLIELLIVVAIIGILAAIAVPNFLNAQLRAKIARIHADMKATSTALEQYMLDWNSYVEDHDWPSDVSQRGLFRLTTPTPYLSALPADPFESHSLQNAEKNPTFEFGSGNATSSSKAWPNQAYLIISTGPDLMEEVTNNDQFPFGTIIPQYDMSNGLKSSGDIVRMGGQWNSGNIRIDGKWLVR, from the coding sequence ATGCGTCTGTCTCGTCGGGAGGGTTTTACCTTAATCGAGTTGCTTATCGTTGTAGCCATCATCGGCATTCTGGCGGCGATCGCGGTCCCCAATTTTCTCAACGCTCAGTTGCGCGCCAAAATCGCCCGCATTCATGCGGATATGAAAGCAACTTCCACGGCCTTGGAACAATACATGCTGGATTGGAATTCGTACGTGGAAGACCACGATTGGCCTTCCGATGTTTCTCAACGCGGTTTGTTTCGTCTTACTACCCCTACGCCTTACTTATCCGCGCTTCCCGCCGATCCCTTTGAATCCCACTCCCTGCAAAATGCGGAAAAAAATCCTACTTTCGAATTCGGTTCGGGCAATGCAACCAGTTCCAGCAAAGCCTGGCCGAATCAAGCTTATCTCATCATTTCTACAGGCCCGGACTTGATGGAAGAAGTAACGAACAACGACCAATTTCCCTTTGGAACCATCATTCCCCAATACGATATGAGCAACGGCCTGAAAAGTTCCGGCGATATAGTGCGCATGGGAGGGCAATGGAATTCGGGAAATATCCGCATCGACGGAAAATGGCTGGTTCGGTAA
- a CDS encoding ThuA domain-containing protein, with translation MRIQKIFLACLIGLIIAFLTIPAIGQAADRPPVKCLMMGLGTHNEDNLVETLDYIKEHYPSVAITATEDIEALRYENLKKYDVLAINRIKVDNGNPPDFVKDGIVRFLQEGGGLLANHFCVANVQNWRDSIDILGAMWVSGKSTHNPYHEFRVDIKDESHPILEGVKPFTTNDELYFNLLMRPDMNVIMTAYEERFGRTVAEPMLATHYFFNARCVYFALGHDAASCKVPEYRQIMVQAIEWAACRR, from the coding sequence ATGCGAATCCAGAAAATATTTTTAGCTTGCTTAATCGGTTTAATAATCGCTTTCTTGACGATTCCCGCTATCGGGCAAGCCGCCGATAGACCGCCCGTAAAATGCCTGATGATGGGATTGGGAACGCATAACGAAGACAATCTGGTAGAAACGCTGGACTATATCAAGGAACATTATCCCAGCGTCGCGATTACCGCCACAGAAGATATTGAGGCGCTGCGGTACGAGAATTTGAAGAAATACGACGTATTGGCCATTAATAGAATTAAGGTGGATAACGGCAATCCGCCGGATTTCGTTAAAGATGGAATCGTCCGTTTTCTGCAGGAAGGCGGTGGATTGTTGGCCAATCATTTTTGCGTAGCCAACGTGCAGAATTGGCGCGACTCCATCGATATTCTCGGCGCGATGTGGGTTTCGGGAAAATCGACCCATAATCCCTACCACGAGTTTCGCGTGGATATCAAAGACGAATCCCATCCCATTCTCGAAGGGGTAAAACCGTTCACGACGAACGACGAACTGTATTTTAACCTTCTCATGCGTCCGGATATGAACGTCATCATGACCGCCTACGAAGAACGTTTTGGACGAACGGTGGCGGAGCCGATGCTGGCGACGCACTATTTTTTCAACGCCCGCTGCGTCTATTTCGCACTAGGCCATGACGCCGCATCATGCAAAGTTCCGGAATACCGCCAGATCATGGTTCAGGCGATCGAATGGGCCGCCTGCCGGCGTTAG
- a CDS encoding FapA family protein: MSEIQDSQQHLSGIVTQLKEGLNAAADAIENTADGKNLAAELRRSLPLLKQMEEWAKTLPQERTRATLFSVIAALDDMLLKAVAEGRISPEIYGAHEEETSAPFLTEAIIAIGPEMEVSHDRMSVSAFIPKEYIKIWTPKLVRAGLERQGIAVEISDNKIQNLLKKPGVMQKTAVGKEPVSGEDAVIVDVIGLEKLTGKPFIDERDRANLKEINRIIDVARDQVLLEKKPATPGIPGMDVFGGEIPCMDGADVSFPAISNTIPAEEGMKLVSTVDGCLYKEGDRIVIMPALEIKENVDYATGNVNASVSVTVKKDVLTGFKVESSQDVVVQGTVEGAKIIAEGNLFLEGGVQGKEEAYIQTQKNIHAKFLNSARHVECQLLTVQGPVIQTKIRCRRFYGEGTSAEIMGGTIEAVDDICAEQIGSEIGVKTVIRLGHDVNDLEERIEKLKKVVLAIQQKLELYNKSLASLDHLMKKGKELTPHQKETYRKLNIQIEKAKELLASKEEERDKKESESVDAKNCQRMVRARKNIFPGAEFHLFDRFLDIKKPTGPASIQLVGESLEILPYQDRTLEEAGEIE; encoded by the coding sequence ATGAGCGAAATACAGGATTCTCAACAACACTTATCCGGCATTGTTACTCAGTTGAAAGAGGGACTCAACGCCGCCGCCGACGCCATCGAGAACACGGCGGATGGAAAGAATCTCGCCGCGGAATTGCGCCGCAGCCTTCCCTTATTGAAGCAAATGGAAGAGTGGGCGAAAACTCTGCCGCAAGAACGCACGCGCGCTACTCTTTTCTCCGTTATCGCCGCCTTGGACGATATGCTTTTGAAGGCGGTAGCCGAAGGACGGATATCGCCCGAAATTTACGGCGCCCATGAGGAAGAAACTTCCGCCCCATTTTTGACGGAAGCCATCATCGCCATTGGTCCGGAAATGGAAGTCAGCCATGACCGGATGAGCGTCAGCGCCTTTATTCCCAAAGAGTATATCAAGATTTGGACGCCGAAACTGGTAAGAGCCGGTTTGGAGAGACAGGGAATCGCCGTCGAAATCAGCGACAATAAAATTCAAAACCTGTTGAAAAAACCCGGCGTTATGCAAAAAACCGCCGTCGGCAAAGAACCCGTCTCCGGCGAGGACGCCGTCATTGTGGATGTCATCGGTTTGGAGAAATTGACGGGAAAGCCGTTTATCGACGAACGCGACCGCGCTAATTTGAAAGAGATCAACCGCATCATCGACGTCGCCCGCGATCAAGTCCTTCTGGAGAAAAAACCGGCGACTCCCGGCATTCCCGGCATGGATGTTTTCGGCGGGGAAATTCCCTGCATGGACGGCGCCGATGTTTCTTTTCCCGCGATCTCGAATACGATTCCAGCGGAGGAAGGCATGAAACTGGTTTCCACCGTAGACGGCTGCCTTTATAAAGAAGGCGACCGGATCGTCATCATGCCCGCCCTGGAAATCAAAGAAAACGTGGATTACGCCACAGGCAACGTCAACGCCTCGGTCTCCGTAACGGTGAAAAAAGACGTATTGACTGGCTTCAAGGTCGAATCGTCGCAGGATGTCGTGGTTCAGGGAACCGTCGAAGGAGCGAAAATCATCGCCGAAGGCAATCTCTTTCTGGAAGGAGGCGTTCAGGGAAAAGAGGAAGCCTACATTCAAACCCAAAAGAATATCCACGCCAAATTTCTCAACAGCGCCAGACATGTGGAATGTCAATTACTGACAGTGCAAGGCCCCGTGATACAAACGAAAATACGTTGCCGCCGCTTTTACGGCGAAGGAACGTCCGCGGAAATTATGGGCGGAACGATCGAAGCGGTGGACGATATTTGCGCGGAACAGATCGGCTCGGAAATCGGCGTCAAAACCGTCATCCGTCTCGGCCACGATGTCAACGATTTGGAAGAACGAATAGAAAAATTGAAGAAGGTCGTCCTTGCTATCCAGCAAAAATTAGAACTCTACAACAAATCGCTCGCATCCCTTGACCATTTGATGAAAAAAGGAAAAGAGTTGACGCCGCATCAGAAAGAGACGTATAGAAAATTGAATATCCAAATCGAGAAAGCCAAGGAATTGCTCGCCAGCAAGGAAGAAGAACGCGATAAGAAGGAATCGGAATCGGTGGACGCCAAAAACTGTCAACGCATGGTTCGAGCCAGAAAGAACATTTTCCCTGGCGCCGAATTTCATCTGTTCGATCGTTTTCTGGATATAAAAAAACCGACAGGGCCGGCATCCATTCAATTGGTTGGGGAATCGCTGGAGATTCTTCCTTACCAGGATCGAACGCTTGAAGAGGCGGGTGAGATAGAATGA